GTGAGGTTAATCTAGAACATGCCATCTCAACCAACTCTGCATCTCCTGCAACATACCCACCGGTAGGAACGATTGTTCCTCCCAAATTTTTAATCAATGATCCAGCAATTATGTTTGCCCCTTTAGAAATTGGTTCACTATCTTCAACAAGCTCCCCATAACAGTTATCAACAAAACATATACAGTTAGGATCAAGAGAATGAATGAGACTACAAATTTTCTCTATCTGATAATTCGTAAGAGATTTTCTCCAACTATATCCGCAACTTTTTTGTATGAATACTAATTTGCATGCATTTTCTTTAAAAGAATGAATAATTTTTTCTTCAAAAGAATCAAAATTATCGCAGATATTTATTTGCTTATATTCAATCTCAAAATTTTTAAGTGAGCCTTTTCCTCCTCCTCTTATTCCTATGACTTCTTCTAACGTATCATACGGTTGTCCTGTAAGAGATAACATTACATCTCCAGGTCTAAGAATTCCAAATAAGACAGAACTTATTGCATGCGTTCCACTTACAAATTGCATCCTCACAGCTGCCTTTTCAGCAAGAAACAATCTTGCAAAAACCGCATCAATTTTTTCTCTAGATATATCATCATGACCACTACCAGAAGATTGATTGAAATGACTAGTAGAAACTTTTTCTTCCTTAAAAATTGTCAAAATATTTTCTAATTTCTGGAAAACCTGATTGGACCTTTCTTGGAAAACTTTACTTAAACTCTCTTCGACAGAAAGAACAGCGTTTTCAGCCAGTTTTAAGTTATTGTTTAGTGTCATTTCTTATGAAAACTCATGTTATTTTTCAGAAGCTAAATTTCTTAATTCTGCGAGGAAAGCATTAGGTCCTCTACCCTGAAAATAAGAAAGTTTTTTTGAAGCCTCATATAAATCAAGTAGTTCTCCATCTAATTCTTCTGCCGTATAATCTCTAATTCCTGCTATTACCTCAGCAAAACGTTCTCTACGGGCAGATTTATTGACAGCATAGGCTTCCATTACCTGAGTTTTACATGACCTCCAAGCCTTATTCTGACAAAAATGTACTGAAAGAGCATCACTTAAAGCAGAAGCTTCTTCATCTTCTATATACCAGTCAAAAGATGAAGGGAGAGATTTTAATCCTGAGAATATCTCGAATAACTCCCCGGCCGACAATGGATTACCAGAATCATTTTTCAGTGGTAATGCAGACTCTTCCAAAGATTTCCATAACTCTGGGTAATCACTTTCAAAACGATCCCTGATTTTTTCTATACCTTGATCAAGAATCGTATTTACTTGAGCTAAAGCAAGAAAAACTTCAGGACCTGGCGAAGACAACTTCCCATTCCTAAGATTAGAAATTTGAGAATTATGAACTTTACCTAAATCAAGAACTTCAGAAAGTAATGGCA
This window of the Prochlorococcus sp. MIT 1314 genome carries:
- a CDS encoding aminotransferase class I/II-fold pyridoxal phosphate-dependent enzyme; its protein translation is MTLNNNLKLAENAVLSVEESLSKVFQERSNQVFQKLENILTIFKEEKVSTSHFNQSSGSGHDDISREKIDAVFARLFLAEKAAVRMQFVSGTHAISSVLFGILRPGDVMLSLTGQPYDTLEEVIGIRGGGKGSLKNFEIEYKQINICDNFDSFEEKIIHSFKENACKLVFIQKSCGYSWRKSLTNYQIEKICSLIHSLDPNCICFVDNCYGELVEDSEPISKGANIIAGSLIKNLGGTIVPTGGYVAGDAELVEMACSRLTSPGIGSSAGINFGLGRLILQGLFLAPQIVHESLKGADMVAAVFKNLGFKVLPEPATYRSDLIQSVRLNNPDLVQKVCQSFQNSSPVDSFLNVVPSSMDGYDSKLLMAGGTFIEGSTSEFSADAPLRDPYNIFVQGGSHIAHIKIALIRLLSELLEEKLISKDSLLPLFT